A single window of Oncorhynchus clarkii lewisi isolate Uvic-CL-2024 chromosome 10, UVic_Ocla_1.0, whole genome shotgun sequence DNA harbors:
- the LOC139419121 gene encoding protocadherin-18-like isoform X2 produces the protein MEPGKIICVFYIRIWIFLAVMALATQNVKGKTLKYQVYEEQKVGTVIARLKEDVADVLVKLPSSVSLRFRAMQRGSTSFLSVREQDGEISIRSKIDREKLCEKNLNCSIEFDVLTLPTEHLQLFHVEVQVLDINDNAPQFARAVIPIEISESAAVGARIPLDSASDPDVGENSLDTYSLEPNNYFKIDIQSRTDGAKYSELVVLRELDREMQPGYELQLTASDKGVPPKSGSTLLRISVADSNDNSPIFEQSSYVIHLLENSPVGSLLIDLNATDADDGTNAKIVYSFSSHVSPKIVETFKINSDNGHLTLMKRVDFESATSYDIDVQAQDMGPNSMPAHCKIFIKVVDVNDNKPDISINLMSQGDRGKEDAAYISEAAPLDSFVALVRVEDLDSGLNGEVVCKLHGQGSFKLQKTYENNYMILTNVSLDREKRSEFSLTVIAEDRGTPSLSTIKHFTVHVLDENDNAPRFQKGRYEVFRSENNAPGAYLTSLLATDPDLDANSQVSYFLVENTVHGSSISTFVTIDPSNGAVYALRTFDREDVSRISFVVQAKDAGEPSLLSNATVVLTILDENDNPPVIVVPQLWNLTADVPVSKYTEAGSLVTVVRATDRDTGVNAELTCSITAGNEEGFFSMDPRTCEISANVSLDMFPHEFAELTVLVSDHGSLQQTTKAVLKITLYENMEGHVQVLDQGETPLDASLIIIMSLGAICTMLLVIMVMFAARCNREKKDSRNSYNCRVAETNHQHHPKKPSRQIHKGDITLVPTVNGTLPIRAHHRSPSATPPMDRAPMGSRQSHHSHQSLNSLVTISSNHIPESFALELAHATPPVEQVSQLLSMLHQGQYQPRPCFRGNKYSRSYRYALQDMDKFSLKDSGRGDSDAGDSDYDMGRESPIDRLLGDGFSELYHLDILHRLHPAMRLCTEECRVLGHSDQCWMPPLALSLSSPTSSSSDYRSNMFIPGEESSNQPPHLLDDDQASIDSSERRKSFSTFGKEPGSSEEEGVSEGGSLLSEMNGIFRRLLPPSLDSYSECSENNVAAVATERGSGKGGHAKVLLPGGNNTKGPASYPAGVAAWAANTHYLNPGGGAVGQSPSSHNTNNLTNLAASSTTSSSSNQPPHLRWLPAMEEIPENYEEDELEMLGMGRKQRSDRHDDMMDASELVTEINKLLHDARQT, from the exons ATGGAACCTGGAAAAATAATCTGCGTATTTTATATCCGAATATGGATCTTTCTCGCCGTTATGGCACTGGCCACGCAAAACGTCAAAGGTAAAACATTAAAATATCAAGTTTACGAGGAACAGAAGGTGGGGACTGTTATTGCACGGCTTAAAGAAGAcgtggctgatgttttggtcaaacTCCCAAGTTCTGTGTCTTTGCGCTTCCGAGCCATGCAGAGAGGGAGCACGTCTTTCCTATCCGTGCGCGAGCAGGACGGAGAGATCAGCATCCGTTCCAAAATAGACCGAGAGAAGCTCTGCGAGAAGAACCTCAACTGTTCCATTGAATTCGACGTTCTGACTCTTCCAACAGAACACTTGCAGCTCTTCCACGTCGAGGTGCAAGTGTTGGACATTAATGATAACGCGCCCCAGTTCGCCCGCGCCGTAATCCCCATCGAGATCTCCGAGAGCGCGGCAGTTGGGGCGCGCATTCCCCTGGACAGCGCGAGTGACCCCGACGTCGGGGAGAACTCCCTCGATACTTACTCCCTCGAGCCCAACAACTACTTCAAGATTGACATTCAGAGCAGAACGGACGGGGCTAAGTACTCGGAGTTGGTGGTGCTAAGGGAGCTCGACAGGGAGATGCAGCCAGGTTATGAACTTCAGCTGACGGCCTCCGATAAGGGCGTTCCCCCTAAATCCGGTTCTACTCTCCTCAGAATTAGCGTGGCAGATTCAAACGACAACAGTCCTATTTTCGAACAGTCTTCATATGTGATTCATCTATTGGAGAATTCACCTGTTGGATCTCTTCTTATTGACCTGAATGCGACTGATGCAGACGACGGAACCAACGCCAAAATCGTCTACTCCTTTAGCAGTCACGTGTCCCCGAAAATCGTGGAAACGTTCAAGATCAACTCGGATAACGGCCACCTGACGCTCATGAAGCGCGTGGACTTTGAAAGCGCGACATCATATGACATCGATGTCCAAGCCCAGGATATGGGCCCCAACTCCATGCCAGCACACTGCAAGATCTTCATCAAGGTAGTGGACGTAAACGACAACAAACCAGACATCAGCATCAATCTGATGTCCCAAGGGGACAGAGGCAAGGAGGACGCGGCCTATATCTCCGAGGCCGCTCCATTGGATTCCTTCGTGGCCTTAGTAAGAGTGGAGGACCTAGATTCTGGTCTGAACGGAGAGGTTGTGTGTAAACTCCATGGCCAGGGGAGTTTTAAACTACAGAAGACGTACGAGAACAACTACATGATCCTCACTAACGTCTCGCTGGATCGGGAGAAGAGGTCAGAGTTCAGCTTGACGGTCATCGCCGAGGACCGCGGCACGCCCAGCCTCTCGACCATCAAGCACTTCACCGTGCACGTGCTGGATGAAAACGACAACGCTCCACGCTTCCAGAAGGGACGCTATGAGGTATTCAGATCAGAGAACAATGCCCCTGGGGCCTACCTCACGTCGCTATTGGCAACCGACCCCGACCTGGACGCCAACAGCCAGGTGAGCTACTTCCTGGTGGAGAACACCGTTCACGGGAGCTCTATCTCCACCTTTGTCACCATAGACCCGTCCAACGGCGCTGTTTACGCCCTCCGCACGTTCGACCGCGAGGACGTCAGCCGGATATCCTTCGTAGTCCAGGCCAAGGACGCCGGGGAACCCTCGTTGCTGAGCAACGCCACCGTCGTCCTGACAATCCTGGACGAAAACGACAACCCGCCGGTCATCGTGGTTCCGCAGCTCTGGAACCTCACGGCCGACGTCCCCGTCTCCAAGTACACCGAGGCCGGTAGCCTGGTTACGGTCGTCAGGGCGACCGACCGAGACACCGGCGTCAACGCAGAACTCACATGTTCGATCACTGCCGGCAACGAGGAAGGCTTCTTCTCTATGGATCCTAGAACGTGCGAGATCAGCGCCAACGTTAGCCTCGATATGTTTCCCCACGAGTTTGCGGAGCTCACCGTCCTAGTCAGTGACCACGGTTCCTTGCAACAGACCACCAAGGCCGTCCTGAAAATCACCCTCTATGAGAACATGGAGGGCCACGTGCAGGTGCTGGACCAGGGGGAGACGCCGCTCGACGCCtccctcatcatcatcatgtccCTGGGGGCCATCTGCACTATGCTCCTGGTCATCATGGTCATGTTCGCTGCCCGCTGCAACCGAGAAAAGAAGGATAGCAGGAACTCGTACAACTGCAGGGTGGCAGAGACCAACCACCAGCATCACCCGAAGAAACCGTCGCGGCAGATCCACAAGGGTGACATCACACTTGTTCCCACGGTGAATGGGACTTTACCAATCAGAGCGCACCACCGCTCACCCTCGGCCACGCCCCCCATGGACCGGGCGCCAATGGGAAGCCGGCAGAGCCACCACAGCCACCAGTCACTGAATAGCCTGGTGACGATATCGTCCAATCATATCCCGGAGAGCTTCGCCCTGGAGTTGGCCCACGCTACGCCACCCGTCGAG CAAGTCTCACAGCTTCTGTCCATGCTCCATCAGGGCCAGTACCAGCCTAGACCCTGTTTCCGTGGCAACAAATACTCCAGAAGCTACAG gtatgcATTGCAGGACATGGACAAGTTCAGCTTGAAGGACAGTGGTCGTGGGGACAGCGATGCGGGGGACAGCGACTATGATATGGGACGAGAGTCCCCCATCGACCGTCTGCTGGGGGATGGCTTCTCTGAGCTCTACCACCTGGACATACTCCACAGACTACACCCAG ctATGCGCCTATGCACTGAGGAGTGTCGTGTGTTGGGCCATTCTGACCAGTGCTGGATGCCTCCCCtggccctctccctgtcctccccgacctcctcctcctctgactaCCGTAGCAACATGTTTATCCCAGGGGAGGAGTCCTCTAACCAGCCCCCCCACCTCCTCGATGACGACCAGGCTTCCATCGACTCCTCGGAGCGCAGGAAGAGCTTCTCCACCTTCGGGAAGGAGCCCGGGAGTTCTGAGGAGGAAGGGGTCAGTGAAGGGGGTTCCTTGCTTTCGGAGATGAACGGAATCTTCCGGCGCCTGCTCCCTCCGTCACTGGACTCGTACTCCGAGTGCAGCGAAAACAACGTTGCTGCCGTGGCAACGGAACGAGGAAGTGGAAAGGGTGGCCACGCCAAGGTGCTGTTACCGGGCGGCAACAACACCAAAGGCCCCGCCTCCTACCCGGCGGGCGTGGCGGCGTGGGCGGCTAACACCCACTATCTGAACCCCGGAGGCGGAGCTGTCGGCCAAAGCCCATCAAGTCACAACACCAACAACCTCACCAACTTGGCCGCCTCGtccaccacctcttcctcctccaaccAGCCACCACACCTAAGATGGCTGCCTGCCATGGAGGAGATCCCAGAAAACtatgaggaggatgagctggagaTGCTAGGGATGGGGAGGAAGCAACGCAGTGACAGACACGATGACATGATGGACGCTAGTGAGTTGGTCACCGAGATTAATAAACTATTACATGACGCCAggcagacctag
- the LOC139419121 gene encoding protocadherin-18-like isoform X1: MEPGKIICVFYIRIWIFLAVMALATQNVKGKTLKYQVYEEQKVGTVIARLKEDVADVLVKLPSSVSLRFRAMQRGSTSFLSVREQDGEISIRSKIDREKLCEKNLNCSIEFDVLTLPTEHLQLFHVEVQVLDINDNAPQFARAVIPIEISESAAVGARIPLDSASDPDVGENSLDTYSLEPNNYFKIDIQSRTDGAKYSELVVLRELDREMQPGYELQLTASDKGVPPKSGSTLLRISVADSNDNSPIFEQSSYVIHLLENSPVGSLLIDLNATDADDGTNAKIVYSFSSHVSPKIVETFKINSDNGHLTLMKRVDFESATSYDIDVQAQDMGPNSMPAHCKIFIKVVDVNDNKPDISINLMSQGDRGKEDAAYISEAAPLDSFVALVRVEDLDSGLNGEVVCKLHGQGSFKLQKTYENNYMILTNVSLDREKRSEFSLTVIAEDRGTPSLSTIKHFTVHVLDENDNAPRFQKGRYEVFRSENNAPGAYLTSLLATDPDLDANSQVSYFLVENTVHGSSISTFVTIDPSNGAVYALRTFDREDVSRISFVVQAKDAGEPSLLSNATVVLTILDENDNPPVIVVPQLWNLTADVPVSKYTEAGSLVTVVRATDRDTGVNAELTCSITAGNEEGFFSMDPRTCEISANVSLDMFPHEFAELTVLVSDHGSLQQTTKAVLKITLYENMEGHVQVLDQGETPLDASLIIIMSLGAICTMLLVIMVMFAARCNREKKDSRNSYNCRVAETNHQHHPKKPSRQIHKGDITLVPTVNGTLPIRAHHRSPSATPPMDRAPMGSRQSHHSHQSLNSLVTISSNHIPESFALELAHATPPVEGQYQPRPCFRGNKYSRSYRYALQDMDKFSLKDSGRGDSDAGDSDYDMGRESPIDRLLGDGFSELYHLDILHRLHPAMRLCTEECRVLGHSDQCWMPPLALSLSSPTSSSSDYRSNMFIPGEESSNQPPHLLDDDQASIDSSERRKSFSTFGKEPGSSEEEGVSEGGSLLSEMNGIFRRLLPPSLDSYSECSENNVAAVATERGSGKGGHAKVLLPGGNNTKGPASYPAGVAAWAANTHYLNPGGGAVGQSPSSHNTNNLTNLAASSTTSSSSNQPPHLRWLPAMEEIPENYEEDELEMLGMGRKQRSDRHDDMMDASELVTEINKLLHDARQT, encoded by the exons ATGGAACCTGGAAAAATAATCTGCGTATTTTATATCCGAATATGGATCTTTCTCGCCGTTATGGCACTGGCCACGCAAAACGTCAAAGGTAAAACATTAAAATATCAAGTTTACGAGGAACAGAAGGTGGGGACTGTTATTGCACGGCTTAAAGAAGAcgtggctgatgttttggtcaaacTCCCAAGTTCTGTGTCTTTGCGCTTCCGAGCCATGCAGAGAGGGAGCACGTCTTTCCTATCCGTGCGCGAGCAGGACGGAGAGATCAGCATCCGTTCCAAAATAGACCGAGAGAAGCTCTGCGAGAAGAACCTCAACTGTTCCATTGAATTCGACGTTCTGACTCTTCCAACAGAACACTTGCAGCTCTTCCACGTCGAGGTGCAAGTGTTGGACATTAATGATAACGCGCCCCAGTTCGCCCGCGCCGTAATCCCCATCGAGATCTCCGAGAGCGCGGCAGTTGGGGCGCGCATTCCCCTGGACAGCGCGAGTGACCCCGACGTCGGGGAGAACTCCCTCGATACTTACTCCCTCGAGCCCAACAACTACTTCAAGATTGACATTCAGAGCAGAACGGACGGGGCTAAGTACTCGGAGTTGGTGGTGCTAAGGGAGCTCGACAGGGAGATGCAGCCAGGTTATGAACTTCAGCTGACGGCCTCCGATAAGGGCGTTCCCCCTAAATCCGGTTCTACTCTCCTCAGAATTAGCGTGGCAGATTCAAACGACAACAGTCCTATTTTCGAACAGTCTTCATATGTGATTCATCTATTGGAGAATTCACCTGTTGGATCTCTTCTTATTGACCTGAATGCGACTGATGCAGACGACGGAACCAACGCCAAAATCGTCTACTCCTTTAGCAGTCACGTGTCCCCGAAAATCGTGGAAACGTTCAAGATCAACTCGGATAACGGCCACCTGACGCTCATGAAGCGCGTGGACTTTGAAAGCGCGACATCATATGACATCGATGTCCAAGCCCAGGATATGGGCCCCAACTCCATGCCAGCACACTGCAAGATCTTCATCAAGGTAGTGGACGTAAACGACAACAAACCAGACATCAGCATCAATCTGATGTCCCAAGGGGACAGAGGCAAGGAGGACGCGGCCTATATCTCCGAGGCCGCTCCATTGGATTCCTTCGTGGCCTTAGTAAGAGTGGAGGACCTAGATTCTGGTCTGAACGGAGAGGTTGTGTGTAAACTCCATGGCCAGGGGAGTTTTAAACTACAGAAGACGTACGAGAACAACTACATGATCCTCACTAACGTCTCGCTGGATCGGGAGAAGAGGTCAGAGTTCAGCTTGACGGTCATCGCCGAGGACCGCGGCACGCCCAGCCTCTCGACCATCAAGCACTTCACCGTGCACGTGCTGGATGAAAACGACAACGCTCCACGCTTCCAGAAGGGACGCTATGAGGTATTCAGATCAGAGAACAATGCCCCTGGGGCCTACCTCACGTCGCTATTGGCAACCGACCCCGACCTGGACGCCAACAGCCAGGTGAGCTACTTCCTGGTGGAGAACACCGTTCACGGGAGCTCTATCTCCACCTTTGTCACCATAGACCCGTCCAACGGCGCTGTTTACGCCCTCCGCACGTTCGACCGCGAGGACGTCAGCCGGATATCCTTCGTAGTCCAGGCCAAGGACGCCGGGGAACCCTCGTTGCTGAGCAACGCCACCGTCGTCCTGACAATCCTGGACGAAAACGACAACCCGCCGGTCATCGTGGTTCCGCAGCTCTGGAACCTCACGGCCGACGTCCCCGTCTCCAAGTACACCGAGGCCGGTAGCCTGGTTACGGTCGTCAGGGCGACCGACCGAGACACCGGCGTCAACGCAGAACTCACATGTTCGATCACTGCCGGCAACGAGGAAGGCTTCTTCTCTATGGATCCTAGAACGTGCGAGATCAGCGCCAACGTTAGCCTCGATATGTTTCCCCACGAGTTTGCGGAGCTCACCGTCCTAGTCAGTGACCACGGTTCCTTGCAACAGACCACCAAGGCCGTCCTGAAAATCACCCTCTATGAGAACATGGAGGGCCACGTGCAGGTGCTGGACCAGGGGGAGACGCCGCTCGACGCCtccctcatcatcatcatgtccCTGGGGGCCATCTGCACTATGCTCCTGGTCATCATGGTCATGTTCGCTGCCCGCTGCAACCGAGAAAAGAAGGATAGCAGGAACTCGTACAACTGCAGGGTGGCAGAGACCAACCACCAGCATCACCCGAAGAAACCGTCGCGGCAGATCCACAAGGGTGACATCACACTTGTTCCCACGGTGAATGGGACTTTACCAATCAGAGCGCACCACCGCTCACCCTCGGCCACGCCCCCCATGGACCGGGCGCCAATGGGAAGCCGGCAGAGCCACCACAGCCACCAGTCACTGAATAGCCTGGTGACGATATCGTCCAATCATATCCCGGAGAGCTTCGCCCTGGAGTTGGCCCACGCTACGCCACCCGTCGAG GGCCAGTACCAGCCTAGACCCTGTTTCCGTGGCAACAAATACTCCAGAAGCTACAG gtatgcATTGCAGGACATGGACAAGTTCAGCTTGAAGGACAGTGGTCGTGGGGACAGCGATGCGGGGGACAGCGACTATGATATGGGACGAGAGTCCCCCATCGACCGTCTGCTGGGGGATGGCTTCTCTGAGCTCTACCACCTGGACATACTCCACAGACTACACCCAG ctATGCGCCTATGCACTGAGGAGTGTCGTGTGTTGGGCCATTCTGACCAGTGCTGGATGCCTCCCCtggccctctccctgtcctccccgacctcctcctcctctgactaCCGTAGCAACATGTTTATCCCAGGGGAGGAGTCCTCTAACCAGCCCCCCCACCTCCTCGATGACGACCAGGCTTCCATCGACTCCTCGGAGCGCAGGAAGAGCTTCTCCACCTTCGGGAAGGAGCCCGGGAGTTCTGAGGAGGAAGGGGTCAGTGAAGGGGGTTCCTTGCTTTCGGAGATGAACGGAATCTTCCGGCGCCTGCTCCCTCCGTCACTGGACTCGTACTCCGAGTGCAGCGAAAACAACGTTGCTGCCGTGGCAACGGAACGAGGAAGTGGAAAGGGTGGCCACGCCAAGGTGCTGTTACCGGGCGGCAACAACACCAAAGGCCCCGCCTCCTACCCGGCGGGCGTGGCGGCGTGGGCGGCTAACACCCACTATCTGAACCCCGGAGGCGGAGCTGTCGGCCAAAGCCCATCAAGTCACAACACCAACAACCTCACCAACTTGGCCGCCTCGtccaccacctcttcctcctccaaccAGCCACCACACCTAAGATGGCTGCCTGCCATGGAGGAGATCCCAGAAAACtatgaggaggatgagctggagaTGCTAGGGATGGGGAGGAAGCAACGCAGTGACAGACACGATGACATGATGGACGCTAGTGAGTTGGTCACCGAGATTAATAAACTATTACATGACGCCAggcagacctag